From the genome of Bombyx mori chromosome 16, ASM3026992v2, one region includes:
- the LOC105842054 gene encoding glucose dehydrogenase [FAD, quinone] — protein MSACDPTFTSTVIGSYGDVVGTTFAQALTSFLAAQCALVGDHLWPEDAINSVVDGSSYDFVVVGAGSAGSVLANRLSEVPEWKVLLVEAGGNPTVNTEIPQVFYNNLGSKEDWGYRPEPQSGACLSYETKTCAWPSGKTLGGSASINAMFYVRGNHIDFDGWAEDGNNGWSYEDVLPYFKKSENFVADISENDRYHGTKGELYTTKDKNLKPFEEVVLKAYPELGVQNLDDINGENQMGVTQSQITVYNKTRMSTARAFLSPIRNRNNLHVIKNTLATKIIFKENSNAVSGIMLNNNGKEFMVNVNKELILSAGAINSPHLLMLSGIGPQEHLLEQNITVKMDLAVGENLQDHVFVPLLYTAPAKESDDITMSLVVNNFFDYMVNKEGILCDTSPHRIIAFVNTTDSTGTSPDLQFHHVIFTPKIHILLDFFEKHGLNNDIIQQFHEINNNKFAMLIYNTLLKPKSRGKVLLQSNNPFDRPLIYANYFNDNEDMKTLIRGMRKFTLKLGETDAFKQVGLELEWFQIPTCDKLDKTSDEFLECISRHLTFSLYHPSGTVKMGPEDDPSAVVTPELKVRNIENLRVIDASVMPSIVRGNTNAATIMIGEKGAELIKQSHIKTTE, from the exons ATGTCGGCGTGTGATCCGACGTTCACTTCGACGGTGATAGGCAGTTACGGAGACGTGGTTGGGACCACGTTCGCTCAAGCACTCACTAGTTTCCTCGCA GCGCAGTGTGCTCTTGTTGGAGATCATCTGTGGCCAGAGGATGCTATTAACTCTGTTGTCGATG GTAGTAGCTATGATTTTGTGGTGGTCGGAGCAGGATCAGCCGGTTCAGTCTTGGCAAACCGTTTAAGTGAAGTCCCAGAATGGAAAGTATTACTAGTGGAAGCTGGAGGAAACCCTACCGTGAACACTGAG ataCCACAAGTCTTTTATAACAACTTGGGCAGTAAAGAAGACTGGGGTTACCGCCCAGAACCGCAATCCGGCGCTTGTCTCAGTTATGAAACTAAAACATGTGCCTGGCCTAGTGGGAAGACACTCGGTGGCTCCGCAAGTATTAATGCTATGTTCTATGTCAGAGGAAACCACATAGACTTCGATGGATGGGCAGAAGACGGCAACAACGGTTGGAGTTACGAAGATGTTCTTccttactttaaaaaaagtgaaaattttGTAGCAGATATCTCAGAAAACGATAGATATCATGGCACTAAAGGTGAATTATATACCACAAAAGATAAAAACTTAAAGCCTTTTGAAGAGGTGGTTCTTAAAGCATACCCAGAGTTAGGAGTACAAAATTTAGACGATATAAACGGAGAAAATCAAATGGGCGTAACACAAAGCCAAATTACTGTTTACAACAAAACAAGAATGAGTACCGCTAGAGCGTTCCTTTCGCCAATCCGGAATAGAAACAATTTGCATGTTATCAAAAATACACTGGCtacgaaaattatatttaaagagAACAGTAATGCCGTTAGTGGAATTATGCTAAACAACAACGGCAAAGAATTTATGGTTAATGTGAACAAAGAGTTGATATTGTCAGCGGGAGCAATTAATTCACCGCACCTTTTAATGTTGTCCGGTATTGGACCTCAAGAACACCTACTTGAACAAAATATTACTGTCAAAATGGATTTAGCGGTTGGAGAAAATCTACAAGATCATGTCTTCGTGCCATTATTGTATACAGCCCCTGCCAAAGAATCTGACGATATTACTATGAGCTTAGTCGTAAACAACTTTTTCGATTACATGGTTAATAAAGAAGGAATACTTTGTGACACCAGTCCGCATAGAATAATTGCATTCGTCAATACCACTGATTCAACTGGTACGAGTCCTGACTTACAATTTCATCACGTTATTTTTACACCTAAAATTCACATTTTACTAGACTTTTTTGAGAAACACGGACTAAATAATGATATTATACAACAATTCCATGAAATTAACAACAATAAGTTCGCTATGTTAATCTACAATACTTTATTGAAACCAAAATCACGAGGAAAAGTATTACTGCAAAGCAATAACCCATTTGATCGTCCATTGATATACGCCAACTATTTCAATGATAATGAAGACATGAAGACGTTAATAAGGGGTATGAGGAAATTTACTTTGAAATTAGGCGAAACAGACGCCTTCAAACAAGTAGGGTTAGAATTAGAATGGTTTCAAATACCAACCTGTGATAAACTTGATAAAACAAGTGACGAATTTTTGGAGTGCATTTCGAGACACTTAACTTTTTCATTGTATCACCCATCGGGCACCGTAAAGATGGGACCAGAAGACGATCCTAGCGCAGTAGTGACTCCTGAGTTAAAAGTtcgaaatattgaaaatttgagAGTAATTGACGCTAGTGTTATGCCTTCCATTGTAAGAGGTAATACTAATGCAGCGACAATCATGATTGGAGAAAAAGGTGCAGAACTAATCAAACAATCCCACATAAAAACAACAGAAtaa